Proteins from a single region of Desulfatibacillum aliphaticivorans DSM 15576:
- a CDS encoding IS1634 family transposase, with amino-acid sequence DGKYLLSCSDDTLSPEEIALGYKQLLEVERAFRTLKSTLDLRPVYHRKDERIRSHVTLCWLALLLVRFIELETGMTWNQVRRILERLHMGEFFLNNSRVLQRTELSADQNKVLKKLKIKPPPLIKKIDLTS; translated from the coding sequence GACGGCAAGTACTTGTTGTCCTGCAGCGACGATACCCTTTCGCCCGAGGAGATTGCCCTGGGCTACAAGCAGTTGTTGGAAGTGGAGCGAGCCTTCCGCACCCTGAAAAGCACCTTGGATCTGCGCCCGGTGTATCACCGCAAAGACGAACGCATCCGGAGCCACGTGACTTTGTGCTGGCTTGCGCTGTTGCTGGTGCGTTTCATTGAGTTGGAAACGGGCATGACCTGGAACCAGGTTCGCAGGATTCTGGAGCGCCTGCACATGGGCGAATTTTTTTTGAATAATTCGCGTGTACTACAGCGTACGGAATTGTCGGCGGATCAGAATAAAGTTCTGAAAAAATTAAAGATAAAGCCCCCACCCCTTATCAAAAAGATCGATTTGACCTCCTGA
- a CDS encoding Hsp20/alpha crystallin family protein yields the protein MDAKKLAPWNWFKKELEEKNLPIVNKNAEQAVQPQAPLAQLHSEIDRMFDDVFRSFGMPGLGTGWSLPALARDPWIKPTLDISAADKEYQVSVELPGMEEKDIHLELDKDVLRISGEKKQETEEKGKNHYRMERSYGSFQRVLSLPHDADQDGIKASYKNGVMKIKIPRKEAPASQGRKIEVAAA from the coding sequence ATGGATGCCAAAAAACTCGCACCATGGAACTGGTTTAAAAAGGAACTGGAAGAAAAAAATCTGCCCATTGTGAACAAAAACGCCGAGCAGGCTGTACAGCCCCAGGCGCCCCTGGCGCAGTTGCACAGTGAAATCGACAGGATGTTCGATGACGTGTTCCGCAGCTTCGGCATGCCCGGCCTGGGAACCGGTTGGAGCCTTCCGGCCTTGGCCAGGGATCCGTGGATTAAGCCCACCCTGGACATCAGCGCCGCGGATAAGGAATATCAGGTTTCCGTGGAACTGCCCGGAATGGAGGAAAAGGACATCCACCTGGAACTGGACAAGGACGTCCTGCGGATTTCCGGCGAGAAAAAGCAGGAGACCGAAGAAAAGGGCAAGAACCATTACCGGATGGAACGCTCTTACGGTTCATTCCAGCGGGTCCTGTCATTGCCCCATGATGCGGATCAGGACGGCATTAAGGCGTCTTATAAAAACGGGGTCATGAAAATCAAAATCCCCAGAAAGGAAGCCCCGGCTTCTCAGGGCCGGAAAATCGAAGTGGCCGCCGCATGA
- a CDS encoding Hsp20/alpha crystallin family protein has translation MELEKKYTLAKFGVLALLVVCVLLGAALLKDKDEPIRIDDLSAPAMPKGLESFSKSFSKEFKLGQDQAFDMLDKFFDEGFFKDNSDPFQKMEQLRRDIHKQLEKGQQGAFDNSWGDWYDARFTGHDSFSMSMEDKAHAYEYKISIPNRSSQDLKVDVTKDGIQISGTLNKVVEKKNADGEVTARQEVASTISQRFSLPDDANYGSAKITNGDDQIIITVPKV, from the coding sequence ATGGAACTGGAAAAAAAATACACCTTGGCCAAGTTTGGCGTTTTGGCTCTTTTGGTAGTTTGCGTCCTGCTGGGCGCCGCCCTCCTGAAAGACAAGGACGAGCCCATCCGGATTGACGATTTGAGCGCGCCCGCCATGCCCAAGGGCCTTGAATCTTTTTCAAAATCTTTCTCCAAGGAGTTCAAGCTGGGCCAGGATCAGGCCTTTGACATGCTGGATAAATTTTTTGATGAGGGCTTTTTCAAGGACAATTCCGACCCCTTTCAAAAGATGGAGCAGTTGAGAAGGGATATCCATAAACAATTGGAAAAAGGTCAGCAAGGCGCTTTCGACAATTCCTGGGGGGACTGGTACGACGCCCGGTTCACCGGTCACGACTCCTTTTCCATGTCCATGGAGGATAAGGCCCACGCCTATGAGTACAAGATTTCCATACCCAACCGGTCGAGCCAGGATTTGAAGGTGGACGTCACCAAAGACGGCATTCAAATTTCGGGAACCCTAAACAAAGTGGTGGAAAAGAAAAACGCCGACGGCGAGGTGACGGCCAGGCAGGAGGTCGCCTCCACCATCAGCCAGCGGTTCTCCCTGCCTGACGACGCCAATTACGGAAGCGCCAAAATCACCAACGGCGATGACCAGATCATCATCACCGTGCCCAAAGTGTAA